Genomic DNA from Eschrichtius robustus isolate mEscRob2 chromosome 4, mEscRob2.pri, whole genome shotgun sequence:
aggaaaaaaaaaaaatagaacaaagacaTCTCAAGTCAGTTCAACCAaagataggaaaggaaaaaaagaaaaaattgaaattcatggtaaatagaaaaaaaaaaaaagatggcaggaAAAGTTCAAACACATCAGTAGTTTATTGAGACAAACTACAGAGTTAAGTGTACCTATTAAAAGGATCTCAgattgggtaaaaaaaaaaaaaaattcagctaaGAGCTGTTCATATGTCATATACTTAAAATAAcgaaagttgaaaataaaagtatagaATAATACAGGTAAatactaataaaaagaaatgaggtacaGCAATGTTACAACAGACTAAATAAGAAATGCCAAAAACACTGCGAGGGATATATTTTACACTAATGAAAAGAACAAGCCAACAGCAAGATAAAACGCTGGGCCTTTGTGTGTGAAATACAAAGCaaaaaatgtatagaaatgcaagaagaaattgacaaaatCACAATCACAGTGAACTTTGTCTCTCAAAAATTAACAGATCAAGTGGTCAAAAAATATATCAAGAATATGATTTGACTAACAAGCTTTCATTAGTAGACAGACACAGAACTTTGTGCCTAACCGCATTCTTCTCAAATACAGTCCTTCAAACTGGCCATAAAAGTTACAAAAGAATTACTAAAACATTTCAAAGAGCAGAATTCACACAGTTAACATTCACAGATCCCAAAGcaataaaacttgaaaataacaatggacagtttttttaaatcaactgccctagaaatttaaaaccaaacaaaatactTCTAAATTATTCCTGTCAAAATAAAATCGGGAAGTATGAATATGTAAAAGCAGAACAACAATGCAACACCTAGCCAATCTGTGCTTTAGCCAAATgatacctagaaaaaaaaaatataggaaaaaaaaatagcatgaacacaatagaagaaaataataatggaaaacataaattatgaaaaagaaaaagcaaataaacaaactggAAACCTGATTAATAGAAGGCCAATTATctgataaaagcaaaaaaattatatataaaatatatttatataattatgtatatttgttttgtatattatatttatatataatcatatatattatatatatatgggcCAGTGCTTTATAACAGACAATCTTGGGCAAGtctagtgaaaaaaaattcaataaacagTAGGAATTTAAAAGAggcagagtcatagatacagagattattttttaaatttattacatatatttcaaacatacacaaaaattttaaaaactagtacAATGAATTCCCATATTCTGAATAACCTAATTCAATTATCACcaaatttcttataaaatttgtTTCATCTATCCCTGTTTTTCCTCCCcctaagtattttaaagcaaattccatTTCATTTCACCCCTAAATATTTAATATGCACAGAGGGGGTTTCTTAAATCATAAGAGAATTCTACAAAACACTTATACGCATAAATTACAACTCAAGATAACATGGATAATTTTAAGCAAAATAACAACGTCTAAAACTGGCTCAAGAAGACGTAGAAAACCTGACCATTAACTGTAGAAGAGACTGGTAAGGCAGTTAAGCCACTACTCACTAGAAAAGGGGGAGGTAGGCCTAAATTGTTTTAGAAGTGAATACTAcccaaatatgaaaataaaattctaccaaaatattaaaatagataattcccatattacatacatttaaaaattggaaagctATCAAACTTATTTTACAAGGCTAATACAAgccaaaaaatcaaaatcagACACAGTCAtccaaaaataagcaaacaatacATGGCAAGACCCACAGAGTGTAGTACACATCTTTGCATCCCTAGTGCCTAGAACTGAGCCCTAATGAATGACTGTATTTCACCCAGTTTTTCCTCTGCTATTGTGATATCCATAAATTTCATCCCCTCTTATTCTGGAAAAGGGGTAACTACTTTTCCAGAATAGAATCTATGGAAAGTTCTAAATACTCACATGCTCTCCACTCATCAGGATGTTTGAAAGGAAATGCTAGACCATTATCAATTGCAGCTATTTTAATAAGCGTTTCTTTATCATCAGTCCATTTTGCTTCCTAAAGGGTAGAAAAATAGTCTGTtgataaaaaaatttatatgcaTATTTCCAAAAGATAACAATTGTTGAGGTTTAAAGACATTTTATCTGAAGagcttataaaaataaagttgccaGAAGGTACCAATTTACCCTTTAAGGGAAGAGACTGTCTTAAGAATCAGTAAAAACTTCataatcactatttttttttaaatttggtattACAAATTCATGCAttaatagtttcatttttttcctctttgtggaAGAGGGCTGGGAATTATCAAGACTTTAAAAAGTGTACTTCTGGATAATTTATTGTTAGATACATTGCTTAAATGTATGGTATTtgcaaaatattgatatttttaagaTAACAACTTAAAGTTACCTTATTAAAATCAAGTCTTTCCTACAGTCTCATAGAAATAATTAGTTCAAACACAAAATGTTTCTAAATAAAACTCCCCAATGACCATAGCTAAATATAATAAGGTCCAATAGAAGGAACTTCAAGAAACTCTTGATTACAGAATGTAGGCCATTCCTAACTTCTCCATTCTTCTGTAATGGAAACGAAGACCTCAGGGACAAGAGACTTTTCATGTTAAACAGTACCTCCTATTATCAAAAAATAGACGGTTGCCATTATTAAGTGGCCTAGATAAAATAACAAGACgtgaaaaagataatttttaaattgaaagtatTAGAGTGAAGGTCCAAGTGATATATGCCAGGTTTGTTCCTGTTAGTTTATATCAAATATCTCGATGAAAATGCACAAAATACTTAAGAGGAGAAGAATAAGGTTTTCAGTAAAATCCAATTGCTTAAGATAtaccaataaaatatatttaggaactgttataaatatgaatatatttatatgtgtattttaaaaccCATTTCTGCTATAActgccatttatttttatttctatcatttttttctatttacaactttattgaggtataatttacacacaaTAAACTTTACatattaaagtgtacaatctgaCAAGCACTGACAGATGTGAAACCACCCAGAAGTTTCCTTGTGTCTCTTAGcagtcccctcccttcctctaccCCACCCCAGGCAACCATGGCCTGCTTTCTGTCCCTAGGGATTAGTTTGCACTTTctagatttttatataaaaggaatcagaCAGTATCTTCCCTTTTGtgtagcttctttcacttggcaggattttgagattcattcacatTATTGCATATATcaagcttattctttttttattgctgagtactatgaatatgtaattttaaatttctttgatgAACACGGAAAACTACAAACTTTTAAAGTGATGCAACAGCTTTAAGTGATGAGAATACACAGACTGTAAACAttggagaaatttatttttaatcagttaAAACTCTCTTAAATGTTTAAACTGATTTAAACCAgtaaaattattctgaaaatatCTCTAATGTAAATATCTAAAATTTGAACTTGGGTAGTCAAAGTTGATAGGAATGGATCTAAAATCTATCATCCTGATAGTGTTGAGGGTCTTCACAGTCTATTATGTACATGAAAACCAGCTTCTTATAAGCATtagaagtatatttttttaagttcaatgGCTATAATTCACAGGTAAAGCACATAGGTTCCATTTTATTGGGTAATTCTGCATTATCTAATCCTGAGTCATAAGGCTCAGAAAGAAGTGAATtagtaaaatataaacattttggcAAAAAATACTAGAAGCCTTTCTTTATtacataaaagcaaaataaatatggtGGTTATACAACAAATTTCCAAAGCCCTGAAAAAAGTACTGAGCTGATATCATTCTTCTATACTAAtacaacataaaaaataaaactgcacagagattttgaaaatagaataaaaaatacaatgtaaacaggtgaaggaaagaaaaaagaggataaaaacagaaaaaggagataaaaacCAAGGATCTAGGTGAAGGAGAGGATGTGATGAAGAATAACTTAATGTCAAggaattttttacagaaattgatagtgtgtgtatgtgtatatacatatatatatattaaaatttccttACCGTAATTTCATCTTCTTGTTTCTGGTTTTCACATCTGATTAACCAATTATCATTTCCCCTatctttcaaaacaaacaaacaaaaaatctgttacttcatttttttatggaTATCATAGTTTAATCAAGGGGAAAAATTTAGTCGTCACTTTTTGAGACCTTCATTTGTTATCTGTAGCATATGGACATATTAAAGCCTCCAATTtaacacatacagactaaaaatactcataaatgttagctaacattcattgagatttactctgtgccagacattgttGTAAGTGCTTAACATGTATTAGTTCACTGAATTCTTATAACCACTCTGTGGTAGGTACGATTACTGTCAACTCTTAAACCAAGGTTATTAAAAAGGATAATTTCTCTTCACCTTGGGAAGAAAAAGCATCCACCCCCATTTCCAGGCAAATTCCTGGATAGGCTCTTACCTAATGTCTCTATAGGAGTATTCTAGATTctacactaatttttaaaaaaactgaactaTAGTCGATTGTGTTAGTTTGAGgggtacagcagtgattcagttatatatacatatttttttcagattatttcccattataggttagtacaagatattgaatataattccctatgctatacagtaaatccttgttgcttatctgttttatgtgtggtagtttgtacctgttaatcccatactcctaatttatccctccttccttccctctccccttgggtaaccgtaagtttgttttctatgtctgtgagtctgtttctgtttcgtatgtagcttcatttgtgttatttttttggattccacatataagtgatatcacattatttttgtctttctctgtatgatttacttcactaagtataatattctctgggtccatccatattgctgcaaatggcaatatctcattctttttcatggctgagcaatattccattggaCTCTACACTAATTTTAACATTAACTTAAGACCATATGATTTAATAAAGGTAAATCTAAAAAGGTACATAATGCTTTTCCAGAAACTAATATAAATGAGCAAAGATTttgaaccagtggttctcaagcttcaGGGTGCATGAGAATTACCTGGAGGACTTATTAAACCACGAACTGCTGGCCTCacattcagcaggtctgggctgGGCTCCCAGAAGATGCATTTGTAACAAATGCCCACATAATACTGACCCTGACAGTCCAGGGAACCACATTTGGGAACCACTGTCGCAGATTATCTATtatgttggccaaaaagtttgttcgggtttttccataagatgtcaCAACATTTCCAATTTCCAGCAGGCTTTGTCCTGTTGCCAAAAAACTCCCTGCTCCCGAGGGATAGGAACTGATCGCTATCACCTGGGCAGGAGCCTGCTCTGAGTCAGAATATCCAGTACGAGATTAATTCTGCCTGGGAGAGTTGGTACTACATCTCTGTTTTCTAAGGAACGTAAAGAAAAAGTGGCCTCAAGACTACTGCATCAAAATTTTACGTCTTTGATTTGGATAAACAAGAGTTGAATACAATTTGAAAGTTAACAAGATTTGAGTGAACAAATGAGAGAACTTCAGTACCTGTATTTCTGATGAGGTAATCCAAAATAACTAATCTTTCAAACTGTGACTGAAATTGTTTTCTAATATTCTCTGGCAAAGGGTCAGCTTCAAATTTCCTAAGCCAATATTCAGCCTCCTTGTAACCTTCAACAAATAACTGAAAGGAACCAATCtataattttaagaattaaagttagaaaagaaaatataagaacaaaGAGACTACTTTTTAAAGTTCTCAGCAGtattgtcataaaatattttatatgaacaCAATAAGAAAAATTGAAGTTAACACTAGTTTAGATAAGCCACCTTTATcaagaaaactatttttatacactaatttaaaataatcacataaagAATACATAGCAAATTAAAAACGCTCAATCCTAGACTTTCAAGGAGCATAGCAGCTATTTTAGgataactaaaaaacaaaatacacacgTGCCTTTAAGGTGATATTCTCAACAAGAATgctgttttctaaaaatattcattAGCATGAAGTTAATTTTGAAGACCAAATTTTACACCTATCCtggttatttatttaataatagtaTAATTTTATCTTACTGAAAAAATACTTCAGGATTCTTTTTACAACATAAGATAcagaaaatgactttatttttataaaagaatgaattCTTTGACTATGTAGCTTAAAGATCCTGtcataaattttaaagaagtaaCCAATTAATCATAACCTCtatagtggttttttaaaaaagtcctttCCTTGAAGATATGTCTATTTTATAAAGTTTTCTATCGCTAAAATTACTAGTTGTTaatattaaacaattttttaaagacggaaatacaaatttaaacagCACAGGACACACAGGTAATGGGTAACCTAGCTGgcctcataaatatttacaaacaaatcaCTACAAAGAAAACCTatttaggactccacgctttcactgccgagggcccagtttggctccctggtccaggaactaagatcccacatgctgggcgttgcagccaaaaaaaaaaaaatctatcacttATCCTAACACTTTATGTTATGGTTGGCATGAAATTTTAATGATTTcctaaatgttttctctaaagcacTCATAATGAAGTCCTAGTAGTCATAAATACGGAAATAATATCCTTCTTTAGTCACACCTATTTCAGCATATGCAAGGAGTAACAGGCCTTGTAAATTTTTTCAAAACTTCCTGCTTAACTTGGAGTACAATATTAAAGACAAGTTAGGATAACCATGCATTTCTACTCCAATTCTTTTATATAGATAAATGcatagcaacaacaaaacaacaaaattgcaggttaaataataattaaaaaaataaataaataaagcctagTGCTTTTTCTAGAATGTTTTTCCCATTAACCCTCCCTACCCTTGCTTAGCTAGTTGCTAATCATCCCTTAGGTTTATTTAAAAgtgataagaaaaaacaaaatctaatATGTAGTGAGTAAACTCGGCTACTATcgctttactatgtgccaggtactgtaccAAGTACTtgacatatattttttcatttcattctcacaaccCTAAGAGGTAgttttttattatccccattttacagaaactgGGGCTTGGAGagtaagggacttgcccaaggtctcagagCTAACTGGTGGAGAGGGCTGGAATAAAACCGAGGTCTAATTCTCAGCCTGCCCTTCCAGCCAGTACTTTATAAAGCCTTAGGTGCAGCCTCCTCTCGGAAATTCCCTAGCCCTCCAAAGTGGGTTAAATATCCCTCCTCTACCCTCTCTGGGCTCCCTGCACTTAACCATCCTCAACAGCTTTATCACATTGCGCTGAGACTGCTTGTTACTATAAGCTCTTGAAGATGAGAAAACCGTTTTTACTAACATATATCCGCAGTCCACAGCACAGTGCCTAGCGCACAGAGCTCAGGTAATATGTGATGAACTTCCCCCCAAATAAAGCTCATCGCAGTAACTTACCTTAGGAGGAAGTCCTATCCGATGAAATTTTCTACCTACTTTTGGCACTTTCTCTAAAGCATACTTTTTGCCTCTAGATTTTGCACGGTCAATTGCACTGTAGTTAAATGTCTCACTGACAAGCCAAACCACCTAGAAACGTACAGTTTAGAAAAATGGCTATTAGAATTTGCATTATAGTATTTCTGTTCACTTACACCATGGCACTCACTCTAATGCTGTAAATTAGCAAAGTTTAACACTATACTAAATGCTCCTGAAAATCTAAAATAGAAAGTCTAAGGGATTTGGCAAAGTTGGTTCAATGGCACACATGTATTTCTTTCTGAGAAAGGCAGCCTAAAATTGGCCAGTGGAAGAAAGAAGTAATAGTCTTGAAATGTAGAATTAGGAATGAACATTTCAAGTAGAACTTCAACTAAAAATGTATAaaggtcagaaagaaaaatatagcagTCTTGTGAGCATATTAGTTATCTCTACCTTCAAAAGAACTGCTaggtttttttctgctttctaaatgctagttctttctcctctttttgtcAGCATCATCTCAGCTCACCTGAGCAAGAGATATTCCCTTGGATACTTTGTGGATCTACACTAGAATCAATTTACTAGTCATTTGTGACTCTGGATTACAAAAAAAGGGGCTCAACTTTAGGCTCTGTCATTACAAATATTACTAAAGTGTTCACAGAGAAGTGGGCTGTAAATTAGAAGTACATGATTAAAAACAATTTCTGCTTTACCCTTGTTTTTGGTACAATGCCCAGATGAAGCTTTTCATCCACAAGGGAGGCACCAGCTTCGGAAAGGTATCCCTGATTAGGAAGCAGGCAGCCTCTGCCAAAGCAGCAAGGGCAGCAGACCTTATGAACATATTTGGTCCATTTTGGATTCAGGTGACCATAAGGCTCTTCCGATTTGGGTTTAAACACACCAATAATGTTCtatagggggaaaaaagtagAAATTTTATTAGACTTTTAATAGAGAGAGATAATAATCCATAAAACGCATTCTGatcattttctacttcttcccacCCCAAATTTGGGCATCACTCTTAACTATTAAGAGGTTTAATTCCAATAACAGTTTTATACGCATTCTCATTCAacaatctaaaatcaataatcctTTGGGCTAATGGTTTTCAAACCGTGCTCTGAGAAATTCTAGGGAAGgtgagagaagaggggagggcagggctctAAGACCCCATCCACTGATTTCACCCATTTTATGTACTGGACTTCCTAGTTAAGAAGGGGTCccactgattttaaaatgtttgaaaaccactgacctAGGTCAAACAGTGTTATTATTCAATATCTATTAAATACCCAAATTCTATGTTTATTTATTGTCTACTTTCCCAGTAGATGTGTATTCTAAAAGGGCAGGGACTTTCTCTGTTAGGGCTATATCCTAAGTACTGTgtacctggtacacagtagacATTCAAGcatctgttaaatgaataaatccaATGACAAAAAGTCATCTCTAAGATACAAAGGAAATGATAGGATACAGTGACGTCTATGCTGCCAGATTCTCCTACCCTAAAtcatttttcagttatttctttatgaaccaatttttaaataaattctctcctcttaaaaaaaattgcTCACGGATGTCTAAAAGTTTATAATCATTATTACTGGTCTgataaaatacattaatattaaATTTAGAAGCTGAATTATCCttagacaagaaataaaaatcttattataagtttataattgttttataatgCAATAAAGTCTGAGTCACTAATAAAAAAGTCAACACGAACAAATTAAGAAATCAAGCTTGGAATAAAGATTGAGAGATTGACATtacctacatatatatatttaaatctcaaaaaagactatgttttaaaatataacttcAGTCTTTGCAAAAAATATTTGGATGGAATTATAATCTTTTTCCTCCTGAAAAAGAGAACTGCTGGCTATGCATCATTCAGAAATCTTTTAGAAATAATACAGATTTTTGAAAAATTCTAGACTAAGTGGAACAAAGTCCCATATCAACTTCTCTTTTCTGCCTTAGAATTATACTTTGGTTCATTTCACTTTGTCACATTCCAACGCCTTCAAACTTCAGACTGCCCAGGCTCCTTCTCTGGTATAATGCTGGAAAAAATATTCTGAGGGTAAAATAAAACTCTGCTTGGTTTCTGTACGGTAAGGACTTGTGAATATAAACCCAACAAATCTACAGCTAAACGttgagtattcaataaatacttgaaaccaaatattaaaataataaaacagaaaactatgGCTTAAAATGAATAGCTCAATTTTTAAGTCGTAGAGTGCTTTAGTTAATAGTAAACTGACCTTTATTTCTGAAAAGAAGGTGCAAtcagatttattaggaaaatatCTTCAGAAACTCACAATGACTTCAcatttaaattagtgttttccaaAATGTCTGTTATGTATAGTAGGTCTGTGAAATTCTCACCCTCTTAGGATCCTTCACAAAGTAACTTCCACTTGAACCTTGAGAGATTCTTTCTGGATAAACTCCAAATTCTATTGCTTGCTCTGCTTTCAATATAACATCAGCAAATTCTGGATCATCCAAGAATGTATTCAACTCTGAAGAACCAACAATTATTGCATTAAGAAAAATCAACGTTAAATAGAATGCTAAGAAGAAGAAAGACCAGTTATGAGAATGCTCACAATATGGACCTGTAATACTGGATTAGATTATTAGCACTAAAACATTTAGGTACAGAAAAATGTAATTAAGTATTGTATGGGCTGgtttgatgctttttttttttttctttctctaacccCACTTCAAGCTATGACATGTGAAAAACAAGATCTCCTATACTGAAATAATCACACTAATGCCTTGTGTTAACTTGAACTCCTCCCTCCCAGTGTTTTTGTTCTTCATCCCACCTCAGCCTCCGACTGCAGTCATACCTCAGATCTGTCATCACCAATACCTGCAATCTCTCCCTACTTTTCACTTCAAGCATCTTCTATTTTTCCTAGTTCACTCCCTCTGGCACCCTGAGTCCAAAAATTCTTCCATCCCACTAGGACGTTCAAAGCACCAATTTACCATATACTGTTCAAGGGTCTTCACCCCCTTTGTGTCCCTACTTCCCTCCTTGGCCAGCGTAAATTATGGTTAATCATCAAAAAATCACTCtcgggcttcactggtggcgcagtggttgagaatctgcctgccaatgcaggggacacgggttcgagccctggtctgggaagatcccacatgccgcggagcaactaggcccgtgagccacaactactgagcctgcgcgtatggagcctgtgctccgcaacaagagaggccgcaatagtgaggcccgcgcaccgcgatgaagagtggcccccgcttgccgcaactagagaaagcccttgcacagaaacgaagacccaacacagccataaataaataaatatataaataaataataaaaataaaggaattccttaaaaaaaaaaaaatcactctcttCCTCCCAACCCTCATCATGGTTACATGGAAAAATCCCAATCCTGGATAAACCCAACTGTCTGCTGACTATGCCTATGCCTGGACAGCTGAACTTGACTAGATAAACACAAAGCCTGGTGTCTCCCCTTAAATTCATCACCACAATCCTCAGGTGGACCCTTCATGTTGCCCTGGGAGTATACTACATTCCTGTTAAAGACTCAGTGCTTGTGTCCCTCAAAACAAGTCGAAGTCTTAACCCCTAATGTGATCATACAGGGAGTGGGGTCTTTGgtaggtaattaggtttagatgagggtGGGgaccccatgatgggattaggccatgtgaggacacagtgagaaggctgcCATCTGCAAGTCAAGAAGAGAGCCCTTAGCAAGAACCTgatcatgctggcaccctgatcttggacttcccagcctccagaactgtgagaaataaatgtgtgttgtttaagccactccaGCTAGGGTATGTCATTATAATGGCCTAAACTAGGACGACTCCCCTAATACACAGACTTTCCCACTCTTCTGGACAACTATCTCataccctcccctctcctcaaATTCCCAACACCTCTTTCCTCTCAGCAGATGATCTTCctatttcaagaagaaaagagaagcaagCAGAAAAAACTATCATCAGCCCTCAGCACCATATCTACCCATCCACAACCTCTGCCTCCTGCCTATTACTATAGATGGATGATCCAAGCTCTAAGATCAACTCCTCCACTTTGTATACTAgacctatctcttttttttttttttttaaactttgaagtggataatacagtgttgttattaattaattaatttatttttatggctgtgttgggtcttcgtttctgtgcaagggctttctctagttgtggcaagcgggggccactcttcgtcacggtgcgtgggcctctcactatcgcggcctctcttgttgcggagcacaggctccagacgcgcaggctcagtaattgtggctcacgggcccagctgctccgcggcatgtgggatcttcccagaccagggctcgaacccgcgatccctgcattagcaggcaaactcccaaccactgcgccaccagggaagccccaagacctATCTCTTCCTGACTTCTCCAGGACGTTTCTTCTGTAATTCTTTCTTGTATCAATATTTCCCTCTCTATTGGATCATTTCCACCACGATACAAAGCATGGTGTAATTTTTCTCATCTCAAATCTCTGTTAGCCCCCAAGGTCCCCCTAGACACCCCCTCATTTCTTTGCTCCCTTTTATAGCAGAAGACTTCTATAATTATATTTACCATCTCCAATTTTTCTTCTCCCACTCTCTTTTGAACCCATTTCAGTCACGCTTCTGACCTGACCACTCCATTGATACAATGTTTGTCAGGGTCCATAGTGACATCCACATTGCTAAATCCAACCTCAGAACTGATCTTCCTTGACCAACACCATCGTTTCACCCTGTCGGTCACTCCCTCCTCCTGAAAACAGTTTCTTCATTTGGCTTCCAAGATGCCACTTCTCCAAGTTGTCCTTCCATTTCATTAGCTcctctttttcagtcttttgtgGGCTCATTTTCATCTCCCTGACCGCTTAACTTTGGAATGCCCAGGTTCAGTTCATGGCCCTCTTTTCTCCCTCATCAGCACTGATGGCTCCCTGATTTATATCTCAAGCCTGGACTTCTGCCCTGAACCCCAGACTATTACACTCCGCTTCTCCATTTGGATGTTTAGTAGACAGTTCAAACTTTACTGCCTCAAACTCAATTCTTCATTTCCTCTCAACTGCTTCACTCCCAGTATTCCCTGTGTTAGTTACTGGCAACTCCAAATCTTCTAGGCGCTCTTGCAAAAAACCTTGGAATCATACATGGTCTCACACCCTCACCCCCCCCGCCACAGCCAACAGCAAGTTGTGTAGCTCTACCTTAAATGAATATCCAGAACCAACCACCTCTTACCACCTCCATTCCTTCCATGTGATTCAAGTCACTATCAACTCTAGCCTAGATTGTTACAAGAGTCTCCTAACTGATCTCCTCTCTACACTCAACAGTGAAGGTATGGTAATCCTTTTAAAACGTAAACCAGGGAATCCCCTGTtagtccagtggtgaggactcagcactttcacaca
This window encodes:
- the PI4K2B gene encoding phosphatidylinositol 4-kinase type 2-beta yields the protein MAEPSEPGRQASAGGGSLEEEDEEDEEREPLLPRIAWAQPRKGAPGGAVRLEKAAGEEGAASPNQASDRELLLLPRDASFSSSLSLGCLRSSPTDLDRNRPVGSELNTFLDDPEFADVILKAEQAIEFGVYPERISQGSSGSYFVKDPKRNIIGVFKPKSEEPYGHLNPKWTKYVHKVCCPCCFGRGCLLPNQGYLSEAGASLVDEKLHLGIVPKTRVVWLVSETFNYSAIDRAKSRGKKYALEKVPKVGRKFHRIGLPPKIGSFQLFVEGYKEAEYWLRKFEADPLPENIRKQFQSQFERLVILDYLIRNTDRGNDNWLIRCENQKQEDEITEAKWTDDKETLIKIAAIDNGLAFPFKHPDEWRAYPFHWAWLPQAKVAFSEEIRNLVLPYISDMNFVQDLCEDLYELFKTDRRFDKATFERQMSVMRGQILNLTQALRDRRSPVQLVQMPCVIVERSQGGGQGRIVHLSNSFTQTVHCRKPFFSSW